One segment of Lytechinus pictus isolate F3 Inbred chromosome 13, Lp3.0, whole genome shotgun sequence DNA contains the following:
- the LOC129274570 gene encoding uncharacterized protein LOC129274570 — protein sequence MAEADFTIEEHQATEPPQADDESDLVNEIDNENDLGRNKRTLKVENGGNDIDNEEDDDGSSMDVTDRLGEFPRPDDCKTNGFGVMSRANDGERQMFVHSFSVSTSSWRSWSSRVAATTNIGIVIKNISLLHALCSVLLIIMGILGAVAKSYMSYLVLTIWSPIFVFLPTSFTGLSTSIRLRSSSLIQRLIVLSTLSTLLSCGLCMVFTFFIFRDGQLDSDCRPSPAILSSECRQSVYRVLINVVIVFLFVIELIASGSSLLICVIVKTGCARTPSDRQQLISRTSRPMSYKRLAAQDERTVDYFEDRADSLVNNNSSNMHQRSLSAPALVSLSTTQTC from the exons ATGGCAGAGGCGGATTTCACAATAGAGGAACACCAAGCAACGGAGCCACCACAGGCAGACGACGAGAGTGACCTCGTCAATGAAATCGACAACGAAAACGACTTGGGACGTAATAAAAGAACGTTAAAAGTAGAGAATGGCGGAAACGATATCGACAATGAGGAGGACGATGATGGTAGCAGTATGGATGTTACAGATAGACTGGGCGAATTCCCACGTCCAGATGATTGTAAAACAAATGGTTTTGGTGTTATGTCGAGGGCTAATGACGGTGAAAGACAAATGTTTGTCCATAGTTTCAGCGTGTCGACGTCTTCGTGGAGATCGTGGTCATCGAGAGTCGCTGCGACCACAAACATCGGCATCGTGATAAAG AATATCTCCCTCCTTCATGCGCTGTGTTCTGTTCTCCTCATCATCATGGGCATTCTCGGGGCGGTCGCTAAGAGCTACATGTCGTATCTTGTCCTAACCATCTGGAGTCCAATATTT GTCTTCTTACCAACAAGTTTCACAGGGTTATCGACTTCCATAAGATTGCGAAGTAGTTCTCTC ATTCAAAGATTGATCGTCTTGTCGACACTGTCGACATTGCTTTCGTGTGGCTTGTGCATGGTCTTCACATTCTTCATCTTTCGAGACGGGCAGCTTGATTCCGATTGTAGACCGTCTCCAGCCATCTTGTCATCCGAGTGTCGACAGTCG GTTTATCGTGTCCTCATTAATGTCGTGATCGTCTTCCTCTTCGTAATCGAGTTGATTGCTTCAGGTTCTTCTCTTCTCATCTGCGTCATCGTAAAAACCGGATGTGCAAGGACGCCCTCTGATAGACAACAG CTCATCTCAAGGACCAGTAGGCCTATGTCTTACAAAAGGCTCGCAGCGCAAGACGAAAGGACTGTCGACTATTTCGAGGATCGGGCGGATTCGCTCGTAAATAATAACTCAAGCAATATGCATCAACGAAGTCTGAGTGCGCCAGCTCTTGTCAGTCTCTCAACAACTCAAACATGCTAA
- the LOC129274087 gene encoding G-protein coupled receptor 54-like, whose product MSVDRYQAIVYPLKSLRNRTPQIALLVSIGIWTCSALLAIPVAVYFDAVQNTNGEVTRCKEVWPNKMMFPGYAIYTFLLVYAIPLSIISVCYTIVLTRLWKQIQPCEETRSSAQTRFLNQKRRITRMVLAVIIAFAVCWLPLHVINLWQRLDEDFPQNELTLAMQTTAYCMAYANSCVNPFVYAFVGGRFRERVRKAFPALSSRKRSHTDALILENIGKHDEIHDEQRHSLITSNVTQREAV is encoded by the exons ATGAGTGTGGATCGATACCAAGCAATCGTTTATCCTCTGAAGTCGTTACGTAACAGAACACCGCAGATAGCCCTTCTCGTCAGCATAGGCATATGGACGT GTTCAGCGTTGCTGGCCATTCCGGTCGCGGTGTATTTCGACGCTGTCCAGAACACGAACGGCGAAGTCACGCGTTGCAAGGAGGTGTGGCCGAACAAGATGATGTTCCCCGGATACGCTATCTACACATTCCTTCTTGTGTACGCCATTCCGCTAAGCATTATCAGTGTGTGCTACACCATCGTGCTAACCCGTCTTTGGAAACAGATACAACCTTGTGAGGAGACGCGATCAAGCGCACAGACGCGCTTCTTAAACCAAAAACGACGCATCACTCGCATGGTTCTCGCCGTCATCATAGCGTTCGCCGTTTGCTGGTTGCCGCTACACGTCATCAACCTGTGGCAGCGACTCGACGAGGACTTCCCTCAAAACGAACTCACGCTGGCAATGCAGACGACTGCTTACTGCATGGCGTACGCAAATTCCTGCGTGAATCCTTTCGTGTACGCCTTCGTCGGAGGACGCTTTAGGGAACGTGTGAGGAAAGCGTTTCCTGCGTTGTCAAGCAGAAAGCGTTCACACACAGACGCCCTTATTTTAGAGAACATTGGTAAACATGACGAAATACACGATGAGCAAAGGCATAGTCTGATTACTTCAAATGTAACGCAAAGAGAAGCAGTATAA